A portion of the Bacillota bacterium genome contains these proteins:
- the ruvX gene encoding Holliday junction resolvase RuvX, giving the protein MAIAYAALMLGQDNEGDKNLRIIAIDPGSRKCGIAIAEQQGTLFRQVVATDEMEKAVKRLIATYRPLLIVVGDRTYGRRIAQLFEETLPVVFVDEHGSSEEARQRYWKYNKRTGWRRLLPTSLQVPPEPYDDIVAEILAERFFLLQ; this is encoded by the coding sequence TTGGCTATTGCCTATGCCGCCCTCATGTTGGGTCAAGACAATGAAGGAGACAAGAATTTGCGGATCATAGCTATTGACCCAGGTAGTCGCAAGTGTGGTATTGCTATAGCTGAGCAGCAGGGAACACTATTTCGTCAGGTTGTCGCCACTGATGAGATGGAAAAAGCCGTGAAGAGACTTATCGCCACCTATCGTCCTCTCTTGATCGTAGTGGGAGACCGGACTTATGGTCGACGAATTGCTCAGCTCTTTGAAGAGACGTTGCCCGTCGTGTTCGTTGATGAGCATGGGTCCAGCGAAGAAGCCCGGCAAAGATATTGGAAGTATAACAAACGAACCGGGTGGCGTCGGTTGTTGCCCACCTCCCTGCAGGTTCCTCCGGAACCCTATGATGATATAGTCGCAGAAATCCTAGCTGAGCGATTCTTCCTGCTACAATAG